A genome region from Apus apus isolate bApuApu2 chromosome 2, bApuApu2.pri.cur, whole genome shotgun sequence includes the following:
- the LYPLA1 gene encoding acyl-protein thioesterase 1 isoform X1, whose amino-acid sequence MCGNNMSAPLPAIIPAARKATAAVIFLHGLGDTGHGWSEALAGIKSPHVKYICPHAPVMPVSLNMNMAMPSWFDIIGLSPDSQEDEAGIKQAAENVKALIDQEVKNGIPSNRIILGGFSQGGALSLYTALTTQQKLAGVVALSCWLPLRASFPQGPISGVNKEIAVLQCHGDCDPLVPLMFGSLTVEKLKSMINPANVTFRTYSGMMHSSCIEEMMDIKEFIDKHLPPID is encoded by the exons ATGTGCGGCAACAACATGTCGGCGCCGCTCCCCGCCATCATCCCGGCCGCCCGGAAGGCGACGGCTGCC gTCATTTTTCTCCATGGACTGGGAGATACCGG GCATGGATGGTCAGAAGCACTTGCAGGTATCAAAAGCCCCCATGTAAAATACATTTGCCCACATGC GCCAGTTATGCCAGTTTCTTTGAACATGAACATGGCTATGCCATCGTG GTTTGATATCATTGGACTTTCTCCAGATTCACAGGAAGATGAAGCTGGGATCAAGCAGGCAGCGGAGAATG TTAAAGCACTGATAGATCAAGAAGTAAAAAATGGAATTCCTTCTAATAGAATTATTCTAGGAGGCTTTTCTCAG GGAGGTGCTTTATCATTGTATACAGCTCttacaacacaacaaaaattaGCAGGTGTTGTAGCCCTCAGCTGTTGGCTTCCTCTACGGGCTTCTTTTCCTCag GGTCCCATCAGTGGTGTCAACAAGGAGATTGCTGTTCTTCAGTGCCATGGGGACTGTGACCCATTGGTTCCTTTAATGTTTGGTTCTCTCACTGTTGAGAAGCTAAAGAGTATGATAAATCCTGCCAACGTAACCTTCAGGACTTACTCTGGCATGATGCATAGCTCCTGTATTGAg GAGATGATGGATATAAAAGAGTTCATAGACAAACATCTACCTCCCATAGACTGA
- the LYPLA1 gene encoding acyl-protein thioesterase 1 isoform X2, with translation MPVSLNMNMAMPSWFDIIGLSPDSQEDEAGIKQAAENVKALIDQEVKNGIPSNRIILGGFSQGGALSLYTALTTQQKLAGVVALSCWLPLRASFPQGPISGVNKEIAVLQCHGDCDPLVPLMFGSLTVEKLKSMINPANVTFRTYSGMMHSSCIEEMMDIKEFIDKHLPPID, from the exons ATGCCAGTTTCTTTGAACATGAACATGGCTATGCCATCGTG GTTTGATATCATTGGACTTTCTCCAGATTCACAGGAAGATGAAGCTGGGATCAAGCAGGCAGCGGAGAATG TTAAAGCACTGATAGATCAAGAAGTAAAAAATGGAATTCCTTCTAATAGAATTATTCTAGGAGGCTTTTCTCAG GGAGGTGCTTTATCATTGTATACAGCTCttacaacacaacaaaaattaGCAGGTGTTGTAGCCCTCAGCTGTTGGCTTCCTCTACGGGCTTCTTTTCCTCag GGTCCCATCAGTGGTGTCAACAAGGAGATTGCTGTTCTTCAGTGCCATGGGGACTGTGACCCATTGGTTCCTTTAATGTTTGGTTCTCTCACTGTTGAGAAGCTAAAGAGTATGATAAATCCTGCCAACGTAACCTTCAGGACTTACTCTGGCATGATGCATAGCTCCTGTATTGAg GAGATGATGGATATAAAAGAGTTCATAGACAAACATCTACCTCCCATAGACTGA
- the MRPL15 gene encoding 39S ribosomal protein L15, mitochondrial produces MIGNGGNKALELLRSLPRVSLANLRPSPGSKKPERRRGRGRYGGRKCGRGHKGERQRGNRPRLGFEGGQTPFYLAIPKYGFNEGHSRRRQYQPLSLQRLQYLIDLGRVDPTQPIDLTQLTNARGVTVQPLKRDYGVQLVEEGADIFSAKVNIEVQRASELAIAAIEKNGGVVTTSFYDPRSLEILCKPVVFFLRGQPIPKRMLPPEDLVRYYTDARNRGYLADPAKVAEARLELAKKYGYVLPDITKDELFKMLSARKDPRQIFFGLAPGWIVNMADKKILKPTDERLLKYYSS; encoded by the exons ATGATTGGGAATGGCGGGAACAaggccctggagctgctgcggTCGCTGCCCAGGGTCAGCCTGGCCAACCTGAGGCCCAGCCCAGGCTCCAAAAAGCCG GAGAGAAGACGTGGCCGTGGAAGATACGGAGGTAGGAAGTGTGGTCGAGGACACaaaggagaaagacaaagaggaaATCGCCCCCGATTAGGCTTTGAGGGTGGTCAAACTCCATTTTACTTAGCCATACCAAAATATGGATTTAATGAGGGACATAG cCGCAGACGTCAGTACCAACCGCTCAGCCTTCAGAGGCTGCAGTACCTGATTGATTTGGGTAGAGTCGACCCTACACAACCCATTGACTTAACACAGCTCACTAATGCCCGAGGTGTAACAGTGCAACCTCTCAAAAGGGACTACGGTGTCCAGCTGGTGGAGGAG GGTGCTGATATATTTTCAGCAAAAGTAAATATTGAAGTGCAGAGGGCATCTGAATTAGCAATTGCAGCCATAGAAAAAAATGGAGGTGTTGTAACAACATCATTCTATGATCCAAGGAGTTTGG AAATTTTGTGCAAGCCAGTAGTATTTTTTCTGCGTGGCCAGCCTATTCCGAAGCGAATGCTTCCACCCGAAGACCTCGTCCGTTACTACACAGATGCCAGGAACCGTGGGTATCTGGCAGACCCAGCTAAGGTTGCAGAAGCCAGGCTTGAACTTGCCAAGAAATACGGTTATGTCTTACCAGACATAACTAAGGATGAACTCTTCAAAATGTTAAGTGCGCGCAAGGATCCTAGACAGATATTTTTTGGTCTCGCTCCAGGATGGATCGTAAACATGGCAGACAAGAAGATTCTAAAACCAACCGATGAGAGGCTGTTAAAGTACTATAGCTCATGA